A region from the Chloroflexota bacterium genome encodes:
- a CDS encoding heme-copper oxidase subunit III encodes MTIDAHAHEEHPTSTGLDSRKVAMWAFLGSETMFFGSLILVMLINKHNTLGVMLGHGDHTFEAGQGMLDLVLTSFTTFVLLTSSLAMVLALAAFRNRSLNWGRFWLMAVVALGAIFLGGQVYEFTAFVREGLTPSTNLFGASFYMLVGFHGAHVAIGILWLLAVVYYSYRGRYQTADTWGVEMVGLYWHFVDLVWVAIFTLIYLI; translated from the coding sequence ATGACCATCGACGCTCACGCACACGAGGAGCACCCCACCTCCACCGGCCTCGACAGCCGCAAGGTCGCCATGTGGGCCTTCCTGGGCTCGGAGACCATGTTCTTCGGCAGCCTGATCCTGGTCATGCTGATCAACAAGCACAACACCCTCGGGGTCATGCTTGGGCACGGCGACCACACGTTCGAGGCCGGCCAGGGAATGCTCGACCTCGTGCTCACGTCGTTCACCACCTTCGTGCTGCTCACCAGCAGTCTGGCGATGGTGCTCGCGCTGGCCGCGTTCCGAAATCGCAGCCTGAATTGGGGCCGCTTTTGGCTGATGGCGGTGGTCGCACTCGGGGCCATCTTTCTCGGCGGCCAGGTCTACGAGTTCACGGCGTTCGTCCGCGAGGGGCTGACACCGTCCACCAATCTCTTCGGCGCGTCCTTTTACATGCTGGTCGGCTTCCACGGCGCGCACGTCGCCATTGGAATTTTGTGGCTGCTCGCCGTGGTGTACTACTCCTATCGCGGCCGGTATCAGACCGCCGACACTTGGGGTGTCGAAATGGTCGGCCTGTACTGGCACTTCGTGGACCTCGTCTGGGTGGCCATCTTCACCCTCATCTACCTGATCTAG
- a CDS encoding molybdopterin molybdotransferase MoeA produces the protein MATELFEVVSPETALERLLEAGLPEPRVETVPLSAAAGRVSARPVRAPESSPSFDRSLMDGFAVRASDTFGATESLPAALAVIGEVPMGAPPTQGIAPGEAMVIHTGGMLPPGSDAVVMVEHTEWIDDRMIEVLRSVAARDAVIRRGDDVAEGAVVIPQGARFRSQDLGGLAALGVTQVPIAQAPVVGLIATGDEVVPPHQTPEPGEVRDVNSTTLSVEVERAGGAARTYGIVPDTRSALESAARDALGECDIVVISAGSSVSTRDHTADVIGSLGSPGVLAHGLALKPGKPSIVGLADGTPVFGLPGNPVSALVVFDLLVTPTIRRLQGAPPDTAASPLRARLARNVASTAGRLDFIPARLTERDGCMWAEPIFGASNLIFTLVRADALIRIPADANGLQVGAFVDIRPLA, from the coding sequence ATGGCAACTGAGCTTTTCGAAGTCGTTTCGCCCGAAACGGCGTTGGAACGGCTGCTCGAAGCCGGCTTGCCCGAGCCGCGCGTGGAAACCGTGCCGTTGTCGGCCGCCGCCGGCCGGGTTTCGGCGCGCCCGGTGCGAGCGCCCGAGTCGAGTCCGTCCTTCGACCGATCCTTGATGGACGGATTCGCCGTGCGCGCGTCGGACACCTTCGGCGCGACCGAGTCGTTGCCCGCCGCCCTCGCCGTGATCGGCGAGGTGCCGATGGGCGCGCCGCCGACGCAGGGCATTGCGCCCGGCGAGGCCATGGTGATCCACACCGGCGGCATGTTGCCGCCGGGCAGCGACGCCGTCGTGATGGTGGAACACACCGAGTGGATCGATGACCGAATGATCGAAGTCCTGCGTTCGGTCGCGGCCCGGGATGCGGTGATTCGGCGCGGCGACGACGTCGCCGAGGGCGCGGTGGTCATCCCCCAGGGCGCGCGATTTCGATCGCAGGATCTTGGCGGGCTCGCCGCGCTTGGCGTGACACAGGTCCCAATTGCCCAAGCTCCGGTCGTGGGGCTCATCGCGACCGGCGACGAGGTCGTGCCGCCTCACCAGACGCCGGAACCGGGCGAAGTTCGGGACGTGAACTCGACCACGCTCAGCGTGGAGGTTGAGCGCGCGGGCGGTGCGGCGCGAACCTACGGCATCGTGCCCGATACCCGCTCGGCGCTGGAGTCTGCGGCGCGTGACGCGCTGGGCGAGTGCGACATCGTCGTCATCAGCGCCGGAAGCTCAGTCAGCACGCGCGATCACACGGCGGACGTGATCGGGTCGCTGGGCTCGCCCGGCGTCTTGGCGCACGGTTTGGCCCTCAAGCCCGGCAAGCCGTCGATCGTGGGCCTCGCCGACGGCACGCCGGTGTTCGGCCTTCCCGGCAATCCGGTGTCTGCGCTCGTGGTGTTCGACCTGCTGGTCACGCCCACGATTCGCCGGTTGCAAGGCGCCCCGCCCGACACCGCCGCGTCACCGCTGCGTGCCCGGCTGGCGCGCAACGTGGCATCCACGGCGGGCCGCCTGGATTTCATCCCCGCGCGCCTCACTGAGCGTGACGGCTGCATGTGGGCGGAGCCCATATTCGGCGCATCCAATCTCATCTTCACGCTCGTGCGCGCCGACGCGCTGATCCGGATACCGGCCGACGCGAACGGCCT
- the coxB gene encoding cytochrome c oxidase subunit II, producing the protein MRALMHGTHLRPSATGAAQRLIRRAGLGAALLLAALVLAACGVTPQTILEPTTEAARASHWLFLVVFWAGLAVFVVVEGALLYTIFRYRRRRGDTLPAQTHGNLKLEIGWTIAPTILVVLLAALTVPVIFANAQQPEDDAIRVEAIGHQWWFEFRYPDLGVVTANELHLPVGRPAAIIIKSEDVLHSFWVPALRGKLDMVPGRTSVFRIFPEQTGTFPGQCAEFCGTAHALMRFTVVVEEPEEFDAWAAHQLTDRVPPTTELAQAGEALLTPAGCALCHTIRGVTDIGTIGPDLTHVGSRAHIAANTMGMSRTDLEHWLRDPTGMKPGNLMILPRELTEDEIDALTEYLMGLK; encoded by the coding sequence ATGCGCGCCCTGATGCACGGCACGCACCTGAGGCCTAGCGCCACCGGGGCGGCGCAGCGGCTCATTCGGCGGGCCGGCCTTGGCGCGGCCCTCCTGCTGGCCGCCCTCGTGTTGGCGGCGTGCGGCGTGACGCCGCAGACCATCCTCGAGCCCACCACCGAGGCCGCGCGCGCCTCGCATTGGCTCTTCCTGGTCGTCTTTTGGGCCGGATTGGCCGTCTTCGTCGTCGTCGAGGGCGCCTTGCTCTACACGATCTTTCGCTATCGCCGGCGGCGCGGCGACACCCTGCCGGCGCAGACCCACGGCAATCTCAAGCTCGAGATCGGGTGGACCATCGCCCCAACCATTCTCGTCGTCCTCCTGGCGGCGCTGACGGTGCCCGTGATCTTCGCCAATGCCCAGCAGCCGGAGGACGACGCCATTCGGGTCGAGGCCATCGGCCACCAGTGGTGGTTCGAGTTTCGCTATCCGGATCTGGGCGTCGTGACCGCCAACGAGCTGCACCTCCCGGTCGGCAGGCCGGCCGCGATCATCATCAAGAGTGAGGACGTGCTGCACAGCTTCTGGGTGCCGGCCCTGCGCGGCAAGTTGGACATGGTGCCGGGCCGCACCAGCGTGTTCCGCATCTTCCCGGAGCAGACCGGTACCTTCCCGGGCCAGTGCGCCGAGTTCTGCGGCACCGCCCACGCCCTCATGCGCTTCACGGTTGTCGTGGAGGAGCCTGAAGAGTTCGACGCCTGGGCGGCCCATCAGTTGACCGACCGCGTGCCGCCGACCACCGAGTTGGCGCAGGCCGGCGAAGCCCTCCTCACACCGGCCGGCTGCGCCCTGTGCCACACGATTCGCGGCGTCACCGACATCGGCACCATCGGGCCGGATCTGACCCACGTCGGGAGCCGCGCCCACATTGCGGCCAACACGATGGGAATGTCACGGACGGACCTGGAGCACTGGCTCCGCGATCCCACGGGCATGAAGCCCGGCAATCTGATGATCTTGCCGCGTGAGCTCACCGAGGACGAAATCGACGCGCTCACCGAATATCTGATGGGTCTCAAGTGA
- a CDS encoding cytochrome C oxidase subunit IV family protein: MSAEHPPEGHAAEEHDERHGYAHYVVVGVILTVVTIVEIMIPSIDAIRNALGTVWTTTSLLILSFLKGAGVVMYYMHLREDDRLFTALFMFPFMIATTIVIILFLFWTLTGLIA, encoded by the coding sequence ATGTCAGCCGAGCATCCCCCCGAGGGCCACGCCGCCGAGGAGCACGACGAGCGCCACGGCTACGCCCACTACGTGGTGGTGGGGGTCATTCTCACGGTCGTCACCATCGTCGAGATCATGATTCCCAGCATCGACGCCATCCGTAACGCGCTGGGCACCGTGTGGACGACGACGTCGCTGCTCATCCTGTCGTTCCTCAAGGGCGCCGGCGTGGTCATGTACTACATGCACCTGCGGGAAGACGACCGCCTGTTCACCGCGCTCTTCATGTTCCCGTTCATGATCGCGACCACCATCGTGATCATTCTGTTCCTCTTCTGGACGCTCACCGGCCTGATTGCCTAG
- a CDS encoding sigma-70 family RNA polymerase sigma factor, which produces MTTARSQREEQFELESASQDTVRSYLNEIGRILLLTAKEEVDLAQRIERGDESAREHLITANLRLVVSVAKKYTGHGIPLLDLIQEGNAGLMRAAEKFDWRRGYKFSTYATWWIRQAVTRAIAEQSRTIRLPVHVHEKLTKSYRVQRDLQLRLGREPTDDEIAGEMEMSEDQIGELKQAARLPISLETPIGEDGDTEIGHLIPDDDAVEPMEAATRQLLTEQLDNVMEMLDPREQKILRLRYGLDDDTPRTLDQVGQEFGLTRERIRQIESQALRKLRHPRLARRLKDFLA; this is translated from the coding sequence ATCACCACGGCCCGCAGTCAGCGCGAAGAGCAGTTCGAACTCGAGTCGGCCAGCCAGGACACCGTTCGCAGCTATCTCAACGAGATTGGCCGCATCCTGCTGCTCACCGCCAAGGAAGAGGTGGACCTCGCGCAGCGGATCGAGCGCGGCGACGAAAGCGCCCGCGAGCACCTGATCACGGCCAATCTCCGCCTGGTCGTGAGCGTGGCCAAGAAGTACACCGGGCACGGCATCCCTTTGCTGGACCTCATCCAGGAAGGCAACGCCGGGCTCATGCGTGCGGCCGAGAAGTTCGACTGGCGCCGCGGCTACAAGTTCAGCACCTACGCCACATGGTGGATTCGGCAGGCCGTCACGCGCGCCATCGCCGAGCAGAGCCGAACCATCCGCCTGCCCGTCCACGTGCACGAAAAGCTCACCAAGTCCTACCGCGTGCAGCGCGACCTCCAGCTTCGGCTTGGACGCGAGCCGACCGACGACGAGATTGCCGGTGAGATGGAGATGTCGGAGGACCAGATCGGCGAGCTCAAGCAGGCGGCCAGGCTGCCCATTTCGCTGGAAACTCCCATCGGCGAGGACGGCGACACCGAAATTGGTCACCTCATCCCCGACGACGACGCAGTGGAGCCCATGGAGGCCGCCACGCGGCAGCTGCTCACCGAGCAGCTCGACAACGTGATGGAGATGCTGGATCCGCGCGAGCAGAAGATCCTGCGGCTGCGCTACGGCCTTGACGACGACACGCCGCGCACGCTGGATCAGGTCGGCCAGGAGTTCGGCTTGACGCGCGAACGCATCCGCCAGATCGAGTCACAGGCGCTCCGCAAGCTCCGCCATCCCCGCCTCGCCCGCCGCCTCAAGGACTTCCTGGCCTAG
- the ctaD gene encoding cytochrome c oxidase subunit I: MATTTVSVRPNTYAGTAWSWITTVDHKRIAVLYFVTSLAFFALGGLEALLIRLQLSRPELDLVHPDRFAELFTMHGTTMVFLALMPLSAAFFNLLVPLMIGARDVAFPRLNALSYWVYLFGGIFLNISFIAGGAPAMGWFGYAPLTAMEFADTHAVDFWAFGLQILGVSSILASINFIVTIINMRAPGMTFNRMPMFVWMTLITGFLIIFAFPVITIGLVLLLFDRYLGTSFFLYQGGGDPVLWQHLFWVFGHPEVYILILPAMGIVSDVLPTFSRKPLFGYAVVAYSGAAIALVGFGVWTHHMFTVGLGPVADTAFAISTMAVAVPTGVKIFNWIATLWGGSISLRTPMLFAIGFIAMFILGGLTGVSLGSPPVDTQVQDTYYVVAHLHYVLFGGTIFGLFAGIYFWFPKMTGRMLNEGWGKVHFWLMMIGFNLAFGPQHQLGIDGMPRRIHTYGADMGWDLWNLMSTVGAWTIGLSMLIFAINAIRSLRSGRDAGPDPWDGGTLEWAMSSPPPVYNFAEVPVVDDRYPVWKEKHGGGHTGAAVAEPPAAETAHEDDEPHIHMPNPSYWPILVAAGMVLAACGLIFHQVFILVGALIFGISLIGWIEEPPG, encoded by the coding sequence ATGGCCACCACCACGGTCAGCGTTCGGCCCAACACCTACGCCGGGACGGCGTGGAGTTGGATCACCACGGTCGACCACAAGCGCATCGCCGTGCTCTATTTCGTCACCTCGCTGGCGTTCTTTGCGCTCGGCGGCCTTGAGGCGCTCCTCATACGGTTGCAGCTTTCGCGTCCCGAGCTCGATCTCGTCCATCCCGATCGCTTCGCCGAGCTCTTCACCATGCACGGCACGACCATGGTGTTCCTGGCGCTGATGCCCCTGTCGGCGGCGTTCTTCAACCTCCTGGTGCCGCTCATGATCGGCGCGCGCGATGTGGCCTTTCCGCGGCTGAACGCGCTCAGCTATTGGGTCTATCTCTTCGGCGGCATCTTCCTGAATATCAGCTTCATCGCCGGCGGCGCTCCGGCCATGGGCTGGTTTGGCTACGCGCCGCTGACCGCCATGGAGTTTGCCGACACGCACGCCGTCGACTTCTGGGCATTTGGGCTCCAGATCCTCGGCGTCTCGTCGATCCTGGCCTCCATCAACTTCATCGTCACGATCATCAACATGCGGGCGCCCGGCATGACGTTCAACCGCATGCCAATGTTCGTCTGGATGACGCTGATCACCGGGTTCCTGATCATCTTCGCCTTCCCCGTGATCACCATCGGACTCGTGCTGCTGCTCTTCGACCGCTACCTCGGGACCAGCTTCTTCCTCTACCAGGGCGGCGGCGACCCGGTCCTGTGGCAGCATCTGTTCTGGGTGTTCGGCCACCCCGAGGTCTACATCCTGATCCTGCCCGCGATGGGCATCGTGTCTGACGTCCTGCCCACCTTCTCTCGCAAGCCGCTGTTCGGCTACGCGGTGGTGGCCTACTCAGGCGCGGCGATCGCGCTGGTCGGATTTGGCGTCTGGACGCACCATATGTTTACCGTCGGCCTGGGTCCGGTGGCCGACACCGCCTTCGCGATATCCACGATGGCCGTGGCCGTCCCGACCGGCGTCAAGATCTTCAACTGGATCGCCACGCTCTGGGGCGGCTCGATTAGCTTGCGCACGCCGATGCTGTTCGCCATCGGCTTCATCGCCATGTTCATCCTTGGCGGTCTTACCGGCGTCAGCCTCGGCTCGCCGCCGGTGGACACCCAGGTGCAAGACACCTATTACGTGGTGGCTCACCTGCACTACGTGCTGTTCGGCGGCACGATCTTCGGGCTCTTCGCCGGCATCTACTTCTGGTTCCCCAAGATGACCGGCCGAATGCTCAATGAAGGCTGGGGCAAGGTCCACTTCTGGCTCATGATGATCGGCTTCAACCTCGCGTTCGGACCGCAGCACCAGTTGGGCATCGACGGCATGCCCCGGCGGATCCACACCTACGGCGCCGACATGGGCTGGGATCTGTGGAATTTGATGTCGACCGTGGGCGCGTGGACCATCGGGCTCTCGATGCTCATCTTCGCCATCAACGCCATCCGCTCCCTGCGCAGCGGACGTGACGCCGGACCGGACCCGTGGGACGGCGGCACTCTGGAATGGGCCATGTCGTCGCCGCCGCCGGTCTACAACTTCGCCGAAGTGCCCGTGGTCGACGACCGCTACCCCGTGTGGAAGGAGAAGCACGGTGGCGGCCACACTGGAGCCGCCGTGGCGGAGCCTCCGGCCGCCGAGACGGCGCACGAGGACGATGAACCGCATATCCACATGCCAAATCCGTCGTACTGGCCCATTCTGGTGGCCGCCGGCATGGTCCTCGCGGCCTGTGGGCTGATCTTCCACCAGGTGTTCATCTTGGTCGGCGCATTGATCTTTGGCATCTCCCTGATCGGCTGGATCGAGGAACCGCCCGGATGA
- a CDS encoding cytochrome c oxidase assembly protein: MTFYLIPEITLGLLVLTGGYLYAVSPLNPDRVEPVAWPRIAAFVTAAVTLFVTLHPPFDTLAATHFSVHMWQHSLLVFAATPLLLIGLPDWLLAPIFRVRVVRFVAQQATRLPVALGLSTTAFWIWHMPPLYELALQDRIAHDFEHLTMIVGGLVMWWPVLSRVRAVPAAVPPMQMLYLLLLSIPSGFFSAIFVFANDPLYPTYELARGAEALVDQRIGGLIMKLGGTLVLWTILSVKFIRWLNQRPDAHPASPRPPH; this comes from the coding sequence ATGACCTTCTATCTGATCCCGGAGATCACGCTGGGGCTGCTGGTGCTCACCGGCGGCTATCTCTACGCCGTGAGCCCTCTCAACCCGGACCGTGTGGAACCGGTCGCATGGCCCAGGATCGCCGCGTTCGTCACCGCCGCCGTCACGCTGTTCGTGACGCTGCACCCGCCGTTCGACACGCTCGCGGCAACGCACTTCAGCGTCCACATGTGGCAGCACAGCCTGCTGGTGTTCGCGGCGACGCCCCTGCTGCTCATTGGACTGCCCGACTGGCTGCTGGCGCCGATCTTTCGGGTGCGCGTGGTGCGATTCGTCGCGCAACAGGCGACGCGCTTGCCCGTGGCGCTGGGGCTCAGCACTACCGCCTTCTGGATCTGGCACATGCCGCCGCTCTACGAGCTGGCGCTGCAGGACCGCATCGCCCACGACTTCGAGCACCTCACCATGATCGTCGGCGGCCTCGTGATGTGGTGGCCGGTCCTCAGCCGGGTGCGCGCGGTGCCCGCGGCCGTGCCGCCCATGCAGATGCTCTACCTGCTGCTGCTGTCCATCCCGTCCGGATTCTTCAGCGCCATTTTCGTCTTCGCCAACGACCCGCTGTATCCGACCTACGAGCTTGCCCGTGGAGCGGAGGCGCTCGTCGACCAGCGCATCGGCGGTCTCATCATGAAGCTCGGCGGAACCCTCGTGCTCTGGACCATCCTCAGCGTCAAGTTCATCCGCTGGCTCAACCAACGGCCCGACGCCCATCCCGCGTCACCCCGCCCGCCGCACTAG
- the groL gene encoding chaperonin GroEL (60 kDa chaperone family; promotes refolding of misfolded polypeptides especially under stressful conditions; forms two stacked rings of heptamers to form a barrel-shaped 14mer; ends can be capped by GroES; misfolded proteins enter the barrel where they are refolded when GroES binds), translating to MPGNPKELRFSAEARSALLQGVDAVANAVRVTLGPRGRNVALGRNFGAPVVTNDGVTVARDIELGSNFANMGTQLIKEAASKTNDIAGDGTTTATVLAQAMIHGGLRAIAADLNPMILKRGIQKALKAADDAIGEQSREVDDPRQMEWVATISSGDPEVGRMIAESLDRAGKNGAVSVEEGRTNALELELVDGMQLDRGYISPYLISNTDRMSAELEDASIFVTDWQLKSAQDMLPFLERLVQGGHRNVLVIAEDVEGDMLATLIVNKARGLLNSIAIKAPAYGDRRKAILEDIAILVDATVVARDLGEDLKDTPLSVLGKARRVLVTKDETTIVEGAGSTRDINTRIEQIRAEMDNTDSAYDREKLQERAAKLAGGVAVLRVGAPTEVELKEKKHRVEDALSATQAAVDEGIVPGAGTAYVRAMAAVDQVHKELSGDEAIGARIVRDALPVPLRQIAVNAGETGDVIVQRVADAEGPMGYNGADGQIADLTEVGVVDPTKVVRAALQNAGSVAMMILSTETLIADLPPKKKASPIPPAGDLGMM from the coding sequence ATGCCTGGCAATCCCAAAGAGCTCCGATTCAGCGCCGAGGCCCGCAGCGCCCTGCTGCAGGGCGTGGACGCGGTCGCCAACGCCGTGCGCGTGACCCTGGGTCCCCGGGGACGCAATGTGGCGCTGGGCCGCAATTTCGGGGCTCCCGTGGTCACCAACGACGGAGTGACGGTCGCCCGAGACATCGAGCTCGGAAGCAACTTCGCGAACATGGGCACCCAGCTCATCAAGGAAGCCGCCAGCAAGACCAACGACATCGCCGGCGACGGCACAACGACCGCCACGGTCTTGGCGCAGGCCATGATTCACGGCGGCTTGCGGGCGATCGCCGCCGATTTGAATCCGATGATCCTCAAGCGCGGGATTCAAAAGGCGCTGAAGGCGGCCGACGACGCGATCGGCGAGCAGTCGCGCGAGGTGGACGATCCGCGCCAGATGGAATGGGTCGCGACGATCTCTTCGGGCGATCCCGAGGTTGGTCGGATGATCGCCGAATCCCTTGACCGCGCGGGCAAGAACGGCGCGGTTTCGGTGGAAGAAGGCCGCACGAACGCGCTCGAGCTGGAGTTGGTGGACGGCATGCAGCTCGACCGCGGCTATATCTCGCCGTACCTGATCAGCAACACCGACCGCATGTCGGCGGAGCTGGAAGACGCCAGCATCTTCGTGACGGACTGGCAGCTCAAGAGCGCCCAGGACATGCTGCCGTTCCTGGAGCGCCTGGTGCAGGGCGGACACCGCAACGTGCTGGTCATTGCCGAGGATGTCGAAGGCGACATGCTGGCGACGCTGATCGTCAACAAGGCCCGCGGCCTTCTCAACTCGATCGCGATCAAGGCGCCGGCCTACGGCGATCGGCGGAAGGCGATCCTGGAGGACATCGCGATCTTGGTCGACGCCACGGTGGTGGCGCGCGATCTGGGCGAGGACCTGAAGGACACGCCGCTGTCCGTGCTTGGCAAGGCTCGCCGCGTCCTGGTGACCAAGGACGAGACCACCATCGTCGAGGGCGCCGGATCGACGCGCGACATCAACACCCGCATCGAGCAGATTCGCGCGGAGATGGACAACACCGATTCGGCCTACGACCGCGAGAAGCTCCAGGAGCGCGCGGCCAAGCTGGCCGGCGGCGTGGCGGTGCTGCGCGTGGGCGCCCCGACCGAGGTGGAGCTCAAGGAGAAGAAGCACCGCGTGGAAGACGCCCTGTCGGCGACCCAGGCCGCGGTGGATGAGGGCATCGTGCCCGGCGCGGGGACGGCGTACGTCCGCGCAATGGCCGCGGTCGACCAAGTGCACAAAGAGCTTTCCGGCGACGAGGCGATCGGCGCCCGGATCGTGCGCGACGCCTTGCCGGTGCCCCTACGGCAGATTGCCGTCAACGCCGGCGAGACGGGCGATGTCATCGTTCAGCGCGTCGCCGACGCCGAAGGCCCGATGGGCTACAACGGAGCGGACGGTCAGATCGCCGACCTCACCGAGGTTGGCGTGGTCGATCCGACGAAGGTGGTTCGGGCCGCGCTGCAGAACGCCGGCAGCGTGGCGATGATGATCCTCTCGACGGAGACGCTGATCGCGGACCTGCCGCCGAAGAAGAAGGCTTCGCCGATTCCGCCCGCGGGCGACCTCGGCATGATGTAG